In one window of Methanoculleus chikugoensis DNA:
- a CDS encoding MFS transporter, translated as MDTSADPAPPAPAAAPQGVLLPLALAQFICSYAASNMNVAISTIATDLGTTVSGVQTTIAVFTLTMAALMIPGSKLTDILGRTYLFRRGLLVYGVGALVAAAAPGIGILILGYSLLEGIGTALLIPPVYILATVFFPDLTSRARAFGAISAAGGIGAAAGPLVGGIITTAISWRAAFVVQALVVGIVILQSRKIVDPGVQGPKPRLDIVGTILSAAGLFFVVVGILQASTYGWFRAGQDFVVGNTVVIPEGGISPVWVFVLIGLLLLAWFFRHIRSMERAGKEPLLHTRLFKNRTSNLGLITQNMQWLVLLGLSFVVSVYVQTVRGYSAIETGLILTPATIGILLSSMAAGRLARRRSQATLIRAGFIVTVVGVLLLLLWVRETSNVLTFVPGLFLVGVGVGVMLTSSVNVVQSAFPEEDQGEISGLSRSVSNLGSSLGVAIAGTVIVSTLVEGNMGYALALVVLVFFALVGLAAAFMLPASPVPRNPEPGPEPA; from the coding sequence ATGGATACCTCCGCAGATCCGGCTCCCCCGGCACCGGCGGCAGCCCCGCAGGGCGTGCTCCTGCCGCTTGCGCTGGCCCAGTTCATCTGCAGCTACGCTGCCTCAAACATGAACGTGGCCATCAGCACCATCGCCACCGACCTGGGGACGACGGTCAGCGGCGTCCAGACGACCATCGCCGTCTTTACGCTGACCATGGCGGCCCTGATGATCCCCGGCAGCAAACTGACGGATATCCTGGGCCGCACGTACCTCTTCAGGCGGGGCCTGCTCGTCTACGGGGTGGGAGCACTGGTAGCGGCAGCGGCGCCGGGGATCGGGATCCTGATCCTCGGCTACTCGCTCCTCGAAGGCATCGGGACCGCGCTGCTGATCCCGCCTGTCTACATCCTCGCAACCGTCTTCTTTCCCGACCTCACCTCACGCGCCCGTGCCTTCGGCGCGATCAGTGCGGCGGGCGGCATCGGAGCGGCCGCAGGCCCGCTGGTCGGCGGGATCATCACGACCGCGATCAGCTGGCGGGCAGCCTTTGTCGTGCAGGCCCTTGTCGTCGGGATCGTCATCCTTCAGAGCCGGAAGATCGTCGATCCGGGCGTGCAGGGCCCAAAACCCCGTCTGGACATCGTCGGAACCATCCTCTCGGCGGCGGGACTCTTCTTCGTGGTGGTCGGCATCCTGCAGGCCTCGACCTACGGCTGGTTCAGGGCCGGGCAGGACTTTGTCGTCGGTAATACGGTCGTGATCCCGGAGGGCGGCATATCGCCGGTATGGGTCTTCGTGCTTATCGGGCTGCTCTTACTGGCCTGGTTCTTCCGGCACATCCGGTCCATGGAGCGGGCGGGCAAGGAGCCTCTGCTCCACACCAGGCTGTTTAAGAACCGCACGTCCAACCTCGGCCTCATCACGCAGAACATGCAATGGCTGGTCCTGCTGGGCCTCTCTTTTGTGGTATCCGTCTACGTGCAGACGGTGCGGGGCTATAGCGCCATCGAGACCGGCCTGATCCTCACGCCGGCCACGATCGGTATTCTGCTCTCCTCGATGGCTGCCGGCAGGCTGGCGCGGAGGCGTTCCCAGGCAACGCTGATCCGGGCGGGGTTCATCGTGACGGTCGTCGGCGTGCTCCTCCTGCTGTTGTGGGTACGGGAGACGTCCAACGTCCTTACGTTCGTGCCGGGCCTCTTCCTGGTCGGCGTGGGCGTCGGGGTGATGCTGACATCCTCGGTCAACGTCGTCCAGTCCGCCTTCCCCGAAGAGGACCAGGGGGAGATATCGGGCCTCTCCCGCAGCGTCTCGAACCTGGGCTCCTCGCTCGGCGTGGCCATCGCGGGCACCGTCATCGTATCCACCCTTGTTGAGGGGAACATGGGCTACGCCCTTGCCCTGGTCGTCCTGGTGTTCTTTGCTCTGGTCGGCCTTGCAGCCGCGTTCATGCTGCCCGCGAGTCCGGTGCCCCGGAACCCGGAGCCCGGGCCCGAGCCTGCCTGA
- a CDS encoding sugar porter family MFS transporter: MTSEPGRVTGFVLVVAAIAAVAGILFGFDTGVISGAILFINEEFSLTSVTTEVAVSSVLMGAILGALFGGPLSDRVGRRASILAASVIFIAGTLVVVLSPIFSIFIIGRILIGIAIGVASFVAPLYISEIAPESIRGALVSLNQLLITVGILIAYGVNYSFAAAGDWRAMFLAGVIPGTVLLVGMFLMPRSPRWLMFMNRPAEAATVLKKIRGTADVSDELGEIERSVRTEGAGTLSDLVAPAVRLPLLLGLGLAVLQQATGINTVIYYAPTIFQFAGLAEATASIAATVGIGVVNVLVTLIAIRLVDRAGRRPLLLWSLAGMGIAMLLLGAGFALENSGAGGAAVSLGQVTAVSLIIYVAAFALGLGPIFWLLIAEIYPLSVRGLAMSLATVTNWAANFLIAATFLSLVDLIGESGVFLLYAVVALLAWLFVFKLVPETKGLSLEQIEAYFRSRGRPGG; the protein is encoded by the coding sequence ATGACCTCTGAACCCGGCCGTGTCACGGGGTTCGTCCTCGTCGTCGCGGCAATCGCCGCCGTTGCCGGGATCCTCTTCGGGTTCGATACCGGCGTCATCTCCGGGGCGATCCTCTTCATCAACGAGGAGTTCAGCTTAACAAGCGTCACGACCGAGGTGGCGGTGAGTTCCGTGCTGATGGGCGCGATCCTCGGGGCGCTCTTCGGGGGGCCTCTCTCCGATCGGGTGGGGCGCCGCGCCTCCATCCTGGCCGCATCGGTGATCTTCATCGCGGGCACGCTCGTGGTCGTTCTCTCCCCCATCTTCTCCATCTTCATCATCGGCAGGATCCTGATCGGGATCGCTATCGGCGTCGCATCGTTCGTCGCGCCCCTCTATATCTCGGAGATTGCGCCGGAGAGCATCCGGGGCGCCCTTGTCTCGCTCAACCAGCTCCTGATAACGGTCGGCATCCTGATCGCCTACGGCGTGAACTACTCCTTTGCGGCAGCCGGCGACTGGCGGGCGATGTTCCTTGCGGGCGTGATCCCGGGCACGGTTCTCCTGGTCGGCATGTTCCTGATGCCCCGGAGCCCCCGGTGGCTGATGTTCATGAACCGTCCCGCCGAGGCCGCAACCGTCCTAAAAAAGATCCGCGGCACCGCCGACGTATCGGACGAACTCGGGGAGATCGAGAGGAGCGTGCGCACGGAGGGGGCGGGGACGTTGTCGGACCTGGTCGCGCCTGCTGTTCGGCTCCCGCTGCTCCTGGGTCTCGGGCTCGCGGTCCTCCAGCAGGCGACCGGGATCAACACCGTCATCTACTACGCCCCGACCATCTTCCAGTTTGCCGGACTCGCGGAAGCGACCGCCTCGATCGCCGCGACGGTCGGGATCGGCGTTGTGAACGTCCTGGTGACCCTCATCGCTATCCGGCTCGTCGACCGGGCGGGGCGCCGGCCGCTGCTCCTCTGGAGCCTTGCCGGGATGGGTATCGCCATGCTGCTCCTCGGGGCCGGGTTCGCCCTTGAGAACAGCGGCGCCGGAGGGGCAGCCGTTTCGCTCGGGCAGGTCACCGCGGTGAGCCTCATCATCTACGTCGCCGCCTTTGCGCTGGGCCTCGGCCCGATCTTCTGGCTGCTCATCGCCGAGATCTACCCGCTCAGCGTGCGGGGACTGGCCATGAGCCTTGCGACGGTCACGAACTGGGCCGCGAACTTCCTCATCGCGGCGACGTTCCTCTCGCTCGTGGACCTGATCGGGGAGTCGGGAGTCTTCCTCCTCTACGCGGTGGTTGCCCTGCTCGCGTGGCTCTTCGTCTTCAAACTCGTGCCGGAGACGAAAGGGCTGTCGCTGGAGCAGATCGAGGCCTACTTCCGGTCCCGCGGGCGTCCGGGCGGGTAA
- a CDS encoding phosphate-starvation-inducible PsiE family protein → MRHWLELFERFTYIVLMAFLVVVLLFALFELGWLLFAGLFEGPVYRLTSQKLFDLFGYFLLILIGLELLETIKAYLDRKEFHVEIIILVAIIAIARKVILLGSATAGELIGIALIIIALCGGYYLIRRAGLPRSSSPDDLVPSSGGREEP, encoded by the coding sequence ATGCGCCACTGGCTGGAGTTGTTTGAGCGTTTTACCTACATCGTGCTCATGGCCTTCCTGGTGGTGGTACTGCTCTTCGCACTCTTCGAACTGGGGTGGCTGTTGTTCGCAGGGCTGTTCGAGGGTCCTGTCTACCGGCTTACCAGCCAGAAACTCTTCGACCTCTTCGGGTACTTCCTGCTGATCCTCATCGGCCTGGAACTCCTGGAGACAATAAAGGCCTACCTCGACAGGAAAGAGTTCCACGTCGAGATCATCATCCTCGTCGCGATCATCGCCATCGCACGAAAGGTCATCCTCCTCGGTTCGGCGACCGCGGGCGAGCTCATCGGGATCGCGCTGATCATCATCGCCCTCTGCGGCGGCTACTACCTCATACGCCGGGCGGGACTGCCGCGTTCTTCCTCGCCGGACGATCTCGTTCCCTCATCTGGAGGGCGGGAAGAGCCGTGA
- a CDS encoding small multi-drug export protein: MDRSKAIDGIRKGFRAIAIAFVVATLIPVLLGLLLSVPTPRVFSLIVSTLLLQANAAFVGMGLGLHPAFILAVMTFVELGIVLALYEILDVFAEQSERVRRFTKSTEAKMERYPILQRYGAVTLIILPMLPVIGLYSSVVIGWLLRWNKLQSVFFVTLGWILVTGFLLLVALGFVRVVF, translated from the coding sequence ATGGACCGATCGAAGGCGATTGATGGGATCCGGAAGGGATTCCGGGCAATCGCCATCGCGTTTGTCGTCGCCACCCTGATACCCGTGCTCCTCGGCCTTCTCCTCTCCGTCCCGACCCCGAGGGTCTTTTCCCTGATCGTCTCCACCCTCCTCCTCCAGGCAAACGCCGCTTTCGTCGGCATGGGGCTCGGCCTGCACCCCGCGTTCATCCTCGCCGTCATGACGTTCGTTGAACTCGGGATCGTCCTTGCCCTCTACGAGATCCTGGACGTATTTGCCGAGCAGTCGGAGAGAGTCAGGCGTTTCACGAAGAGCACGGAGGCGAAGATGGAGCGGTACCCGATCCTGCAGAGGTACGGCGCAGTCACGCTCATCATCCTTCCCATGCTCCCGGTGATCGGGCTCTACTCCAGCGTCGTCATCGGGTGGCTCCTCCGATGGAACAAACTCCAGTCAGTCTTCTTCGTCACGCTGGGATGGATCCTCGTCACCGGCTTCCTCCTGCTCGTGGCGCTCGGGTTCGTCCGGGTGGTCTTCTGA
- a CDS encoding PLDc N-terminal domain-containing protein, with product MDWPLVTGVIYLLNTLFAIIVIFFERRNPTATLAWLMVLFFLPLVGFVLYLFLGQNYTRQRLFTLKAKDDATLRSIFEEQHRRFLESQHRFSNPEAERYRDVILALLRRNRAFLTEGNRVEIYTDGSELFDALFAAIRDARHHIHLEYFIVNNDELGREVVHALAAKAAEGLEVRLLFDALGTRAGGGSRAAFRELTDAGGRIGVFFPSVYRINYRNHRKIAVIDGRIGFIGGFNIGDEYLGRGPLGYWRDTAVKITGQAAKMLQLRFFLDWNFTTGE from the coding sequence ATGGACTGGCCGCTTGTCACGGGCGTCATCTACCTCCTCAACACCCTCTTTGCGATCATCGTCATCTTCTTTGAGCGGAGAAACCCTACGGCGACCCTGGCCTGGCTGATGGTGCTCTTCTTCCTGCCGCTGGTCGGGTTCGTGCTGTACCTCTTCCTCGGCCAGAACTACACCCGGCAGCGGCTGTTCACCCTCAAGGCAAAAGACGACGCCACCCTCAGGTCGATCTTCGAGGAGCAGCACCGGAGATTTCTCGAAAGTCAGCACCGGTTCTCCAACCCGGAAGCGGAACGGTACCGCGACGTTATTCTCGCACTCCTCCGGCGCAACCGTGCGTTCCTGACGGAAGGCAACCGGGTCGAGATCTACACGGACGGAAGCGAGTTGTTCGATGCCCTGTTCGCCGCAATCCGGGACGCACGCCACCATATCCACCTGGAGTACTTCATCGTCAATAACGACGAACTCGGGCGGGAAGTCGTGCACGCGCTCGCCGCGAAGGCAGCGGAGGGGTTAGAGGTACGGCTGCTCTTCGACGCCCTGGGGACCCGGGCCGGGGGCGGGTCGCGGGCTGCGTTCCGGGAACTGACAGATGCAGGCGGCCGGATCGGCGTTTTCTTCCCCTCGGTCTACCGGATCAACTACCGCAACCATAGAAAGATCGCGGTCATCGACGGCAGGATCGGCTTCATCGGCGGGTTCAATATCGGGGACGAGTACCTGGGCAGGGGCCCTCTCGGCTACTGGCGGGATACTGCCGTGAAGATCACGGGACAGGCCGCGAAGATGCTGCAACTCCGGTTCTTCCTCGACTGGAACTTCACGACCGGCGAGTAA
- a CDS encoding phospholipase D-like domain-containing protein, with protein MPDDSISDALLLAALSGVDVRLMIPCKPDHPFVYWATLSFAADLLDAGVRVYTYDNGFIHAKTIVVDGKAGSVGSANWDVRSFRLNFEANAFFYDAAVGEELKRRFIEDLALSTEVTPERYGRRSRRIRFKESVSRLFSPLG; from the coding sequence ATCCCCGACGACAGCATCTCGGACGCCCTGCTTCTCGCGGCTCTCTCCGGCGTCGATGTCCGCCTGATGATCCCCTGCAAGCCGGACCACCCCTTCGTCTACTGGGCGACGCTCTCCTTCGCCGCCGACCTGCTCGACGCCGGCGTGCGGGTCTACACCTACGACAACGGCTTCATCCATGCAAAGACCATCGTCGTGGACGGGAAAGCGGGATCGGTCGGGAGCGCAAACTGGGACGTGCGAAGCTTCCGGCTGAACTTCGAGGCGAACGCCTTCTTCTACGATGCGGCCGTCGGAGAGGAGTTGAAACGGCGTTTTATCGAGGACCTCGCCCTGAGCACCGAGGTGACGCCGGAACGGTACGGCAGGCGCTCCCGCCGGATCAGGTTCAAGGAGTCGGTATCGCGGCTTTTCTCGCCCCTCGGGTGA
- a CDS encoding DUF6325 family protein, translating to MSLGPVEYMVIEFPGNQFKGEIIPALREVVDKGVIRIIDLVFVRKDEQGNVSVMELADLQKDAADAFAPLARETSTLFAEEDVKKVSEIMEKDSSVALLLFEHVWATRFRDAVLAADGRLIAGERIPKERVDAALAWRPGEQEALEAAP from the coding sequence ATGTCTCTTGGTCCGGTAGAATATATGGTCATCGAGTTTCCGGGAAACCAGTTCAAAGGCGAGATCATCCCGGCGTTGCGCGAGGTGGTCGATAAAGGCGTCATCCGCATCATCGATCTCGTCTTCGTGAGGAAAGACGAGCAGGGCAACGTCAGCGTGATGGAACTTGCCGACCTCCAGAAGGACGCGGCAGACGCGTTTGCCCCGCTCGCGCGGGAAACGAGCACGCTCTTTGCCGAAGAGGATGTAAAGAAGGTCAGCGAGATCATGGAGAAGGACAGTTCCGTGGCGCTGCTTCTCTTCGAGCACGTATGGGCAACGAGGTTCCGCGACGCCGTTCTCGCCGCCGACGGAAGGTTGATCGCGGGTGAACGCATCCCAAAAGAGAGGGTGGACGCCGCGCTGGCCTGGAGACCCGGTGAGCAGGAAGCACTGGAGGCGGCACCATGA
- a CDS encoding SHOCT domain-containing protein: MRGGRPGLIGTVARTAVVAGTATVTTRAVDKRMREREMKKAAQAQQTAPYEEQVQAPAPTGITQEEKMAQLRELAELKQMGALTEEEFQQEKQKILAR, encoded by the coding sequence ATGAGAGGCGGCCGGCCGGGCCTTATCGGCACCGTGGCCCGTACCGCGGTGGTCGCGGGGACAGCCACCGTGACTACCCGCGCTGTCGATAAGAGGATGCGGGAGAGGGAGATGAAGAAGGCGGCGCAAGCGCAGCAGACAGCACCATACGAGGAGCAGGTGCAGGCGCCTGCCCCGACAGGGATTACCCAGGAGGAGAAGATGGCTCAACTCAGGGAACTCGCGGAGTTGAAGCAGATGGGAGCCCTGACGGAGGAGGAGTTCCAGCAGGAGAAGCAGAAGATCCTTGCCCGGTAG
- a CDS encoding outer membrane lipoprotein-sorting protein, which produces MKHLTISLLLALACTAGCLGAAADPPPADEIAARFVAAEEQAMDFSATVSVAAGSENVTARLFRKDPGCYRLEYLEPADLAGTVVVSNGTRKWRYDPATQTALTVAGPYMNAAFSEPPYPGWAEGVRGYTETVAESLAEENASYRGTEIVDGRTAYLLEVAGDSKLFEAPTRYREAVHRLKVRIDAETRLLLGLEMYGNQGNLILAADYTDPLANTGLPDDLFAFDPPAGVEVRPMPTAAITPLFLWDIEDARRSGVEMPSSLPGGYVFREGAHLPGAYTILRFTDGSNDLEIVKRLHDPYREERALPGTPEAVLLSDGREAEYVSAGGKDQLRWRDGEYFYQVTGDMFGKTELVRVADSVEAAPVPA; this is translated from the coding sequence ATGAAGCATTTGACAATCTCGCTCCTCCTCGCCCTCGCCTGCACCGCCGGGTGCCTCGGCGCCGCCGCGGACCCGCCGCCGGCGGACGAGATCGCCGCCCGGTTCGTCGCGGCGGAGGAGCAGGCGATGGACTTCTCCGCCACCGTATCGGTAGCGGCCGGTTCCGAGAACGTCACCGCGAGGCTGTTCCGGAAAGACCCCGGGTGCTACCGGCTCGAGTACCTCGAGCCCGCAGACCTCGCGGGAACCGTCGTCGTCTCGAACGGCACCCGGAAATGGCGCTACGACCCGGCGACGCAGACGGCGCTGACGGTCGCCGGGCCGTATATGAATGCCGCCTTCTCCGAACCGCCCTACCCCGGCTGGGCGGAGGGGGTCCGGGGGTATACGGAGACGGTCGCGGAGTCGCTTGCCGAAGAGAACGCCTCGTACCGGGGCACCGAGATCGTCGACGGCCGCACCGCCTATCTCCTTGAGGTTGCGGGTGACTCGAAACTCTTCGAGGCGCCCACCCGCTACCGGGAGGCGGTGCACCGCCTCAAGGTCCGGATCGACGCCGAGACCCGGCTCCTCCTTGGCCTGGAGATGTACGGCAACCAGGGGAACCTGATCCTCGCAGCCGATTACACCGATCCTTTGGCGAACACCGGGCTCCCGGACGACCTCTTCGCCTTCGACCCGCCGGCAGGTGTCGAGGTCCGGCCGATGCCGACGGCCGCGATCACCCCGCTCTTCTTATGGGATATCGAGGATGCCCGGCGCTCTGGTGTGGAGATGCCGTCCTCCCTCCCGGGGGGGTACGTCTTCAGGGAAGGGGCGCATCTCCCCGGCGCCTACACCATACTCCGGTTCACGGACGGCAGTAATGACCTGGAGATCGTGAAACGGCTGCACGACCCCTACCGGGAGGAAAGGGCGCTCCCCGGGACGCCTGAGGCGGTCCTCCTCTCCGACGGCCGGGAGGCCGAGTACGTCTCCGCCGGCGGGAAGGACCAGCTCCGCTGGCGTGACGGCGAATACTTCTACCAGGTTACGGGCGACATGTTCGGCAAAACTGAACTCGTGCGGGTGGCGGACTCGGTAGAGGCTGCGCCGGTTCCGGCATGA
- a CDS encoding PQQ-binding-like beta-propeller repeat protein, which yields MMEGEAPGTDRRRIAAVSVGIGFLAGAAVLGVVEALSRCWSAASAYNQGLLGVGITQTFVSVLLVLFFAGFLAVYAGGTASRSARLLSALLAGAVAGFAARTLLFAGNPAYLVQSLVAAPGQVLLLVGGTMLVAGLGGLVASFLDPERPYRDLLPVAAVAVAFLVVPPLLATAGIAAGVIPPAPYSGGEPAPKTDILVLKVSAAGDVEWEARVDIAAYDQPDVLIEYPGGYALAVTEYGREGSTAHILTYGDRGDARDRLAIKAGFGRVTALVPADGGEFLAATERPGIVRVGAGGEVLWERSFAGEDQGMVPVSLLAQGDRYVAAWEDKIACFDDNGTRLWEVSLDGGINYHPIYQAPGGGVLVFVEGQSASAGGDVETCPQAVRLDGNGTVLWTRDFGSGGFNELLGVRETAPGEFAVLYRSVTHSGNFWGGTERVSHGHLATLNDDGEVTGHHAIEGSGGAVIPAENGYLSVTAAGTGVTLVGRDVTGSEVWRQEQPFDLYSFRGIGTADGGYLIAGSVAA from the coding sequence ATGATGGAGGGAGAGGCGCCTGGAACGGATCGCCGCCGCATCGCCGCCGTCTCGGTCGGCATCGGATTCCTTGCCGGGGCGGCCGTCCTCGGGGTGGTGGAGGCGCTCTCACGGTGCTGGAGCGCCGCGTCCGCCTACAACCAGGGTCTCCTGGGGGTGGGGATCACGCAGACCTTCGTCTCGGTTCTGCTGGTCCTCTTCTTCGCCGGGTTTCTTGCGGTCTACGCGGGCGGCACCGCCTCCCGGAGCGCCCGGCTCCTCTCCGCGCTCCTCGCCGGCGCGGTCGCCGGATTCGCCGCCCGGACGCTCCTCTTCGCGGGCAACCCCGCCTACCTCGTCCAGTCGCTCGTCGCGGCCCCGGGGCAGGTTCTCCTCCTCGTCGGCGGCACGATGCTCGTCGCCGGGCTCGGGGGACTGGTCGCGTCGTTCCTCGACCCGGAGCGGCCGTACCGCGACCTTCTCCCGGTTGCGGCGGTCGCCGTCGCGTTCCTCGTCGTCCCGCCGCTCCTTGCGACGGCCGGCATCGCCGCGGGCGTCATCCCGCCCGCGCCCTACTCCGGCGGGGAGCCCGCACCAAAGACCGACATCCTGGTTCTCAAGGTCTCCGCCGCAGGCGACGTCGAGTGGGAGGCGCGGGTTGATATCGCCGCCTACGACCAGCCCGACGTCCTCATCGAGTACCCGGGAGGCTACGCTCTCGCGGTCACGGAGTACGGCCGGGAGGGGAGCACGGCGCATATCCTCACCTACGGCGACCGCGGGGACGCCCGGGACCGGCTGGCCATCAAAGCCGGGTTCGGCCGCGTGACCGCGCTCGTCCCGGCGGACGGCGGGGAGTTCCTCGCGGCAACGGAGAGGCCCGGAATCGTCCGGGTCGGTGCCGGGGGCGAGGTGCTCTGGGAACGGTCGTTCGCCGGCGAAGACCAGGGGATGGTGCCCGTCTCCCTCCTCGCTCAGGGCGATCGCTACGTCGCGGCGTGGGAGGATAAGATTGCCTGCTTTGACGATAACGGCACCCGGCTGTGGGAGGTCTCGCTCGACGGCGGCATCAACTACCATCCAATCTATCAGGCCCCCGGGGGTGGGGTGCTCGTCTTTGTAGAGGGACAGAGCGCCTCTGCCGGCGGCGATGTCGAGACCTGCCCGCAGGCCGTCCGCCTGGACGGGAACGGCACCGTCCTCTGGACGCGGGACTTCGGGAGCGGAGGGTTCAACGAACTCCTGGGTGTCCGGGAGACAGCGCCGGGAGAGTTCGCGGTTCTCTACCGGTCGGTGACCCACTCCGGGAACTTCTGGGGCGGCACCGAACGAGTCAGCCACGGCCACCTCGCTACGCTCAACGACGACGGCGAGGTGACGGGCCACCATGCCATCGAGGGCAGCGGCGGTGCCGTGATCCCGGCAGAGAACGGCTACCTCTCGGTCACCGCCGCCGGTACGGGCGTCACGCTCGTCGGCAGAGACGTCACAGGCAGCGAGGTCTGGCGGCAGGAGCAGCCGTTCGACCTCTACTCGTTCCGGGGCATCGGCACGGCGGACGGCGGCTACCTTATTGCCGGGAGCGTCGCCGCATGA
- a CDS encoding winged helix-turn-helix transcriptional regulator: MRRWPAAVILIILLSAFPSCATAGYTVMPAGDYISDRPPQDMTPIEWWQVPPQILITSLLIGTAPELVVVANVLLLLNVWLFFGYRRIAKRAALEHETRTAIYDHIRAHPGIRLGTLAEDLGINRGTLRYHLGILQEFGMVAAAAVGGQTGYFENRQRYSPLEAKVLIHLKNPNTRDILFTLLEEPGASRRDLAERLGITASSVSWHLRRLSGDGVVLREKSGADVRYTLSGDSAAFVGERVGGSHTAE, translated from the coding sequence ATGCGACGCTGGCCGGCTGCCGTAATCCTGATCATCCTTCTCTCTGCCTTCCCCTCCTGCGCAACCGCGGGCTATACGGTCATGCCGGCCGGCGACTACATATCCGACCGTCCGCCACAGGATATGACGCCCATCGAGTGGTGGCAGGTCCCGCCCCAGATCCTGATTACCAGCCTGCTCATCGGAACCGCGCCCGAACTCGTGGTCGTCGCGAACGTCCTGTTACTGTTGAACGTCTGGCTCTTCTTCGGCTACCGCCGGATTGCAAAACGCGCCGCGCTCGAGCACGAGACCCGGACGGCGATCTACGACCACATCCGCGCTCACCCGGGCATCCGCCTCGGCACCCTCGCCGAGGACCTCGGGATAAACCGGGGAACCTTACGCTACCACCTCGGGATACTGCAGGAGTTCGGGATGGTCGCCGCCGCCGCCGTCGGCGGGCAGACGGGATACTTCGAGAACCGGCAGAGGTACTCCCCCCTCGAAGCGAAGGTGCTCATCCACCTCAAAAACCCGAACACCCGGGATATCCTCTTCACGCTGCTGGAGGAACCAGGGGCGTCGCGGCGGGACCTTGCCGAACGGCTCGGGATCACCGCCTCGTCGGTCTCGTGGCACCTGCGGCGCCTCTCAGGCGACGGGGTCGTGCTCCGGGAGAAGAGCGGGGCGGACGTTCGGTATACCCTCTCGGGAGATTCGGCAGCGTTTGTCGGGGAGCGGGTGGGCGGCAGTCATACGGCGGAATAA